In Desulfovibrio aminophilus, a genomic segment contains:
- a CDS encoding C-GCAxxG-C-C family (seleno)protein, whose translation MTLESPHALVGAAAAEIFLSRPQHCAEAVVLALNRHLTGGLPPAQAAGVASGFSLGLGGAGCLCGALSGATLCLGLFLAPRGDRLERRAARKAAKALHQSFLEAHGSACCRELCRAASGDETEARAKRCAAITGFAAAEAARLILEIRPELAGTGFAPAPGLFSRLRRLLRP comes from the coding sequence ATGACCCTCGAATCCCCCCATGCCCTCGTCGGCGCCGCCGCCGCCGAAATCTTCCTCTCCCGGCCGCAGCACTGCGCCGAGGCCGTGGTCCTGGCCCTCAACCGCCACCTCACCGGCGGCCTGCCCCCGGCCCAGGCCGCCGGCGTGGCCTCGGGCTTCTCCCTGGGCCTGGGCGGCGCGGGCTGCCTCTGCGGCGCGCTCTCCGGGGCCACCCTCTGCCTGGGGCTCTTCCTCGCGCCCAGGGGCGACCGCCTGGAGCGCCGGGCCGCGCGCAAGGCCGCCAAGGCCCTGCACCAGTCCTTCCTGGAAGCCCACGGCTCGGCCTGCTGCCGCGAACTCTGCCGCGCCGCCTCCGGCGACGAGACCGAGGCCCGCGCCAAACGCTGCGCCGCGATCACCGGCTTCGCCGCGGCCGAGGCCGCCCGGCTCATCCTGGAAATCCGCCCGGAGCTGGCGGGCACGGGCTTCGCCCCGGCCCCCGGGCTCTTCTCCCGCCTGCGCCGCCTCCTGCGGCCCTGA
- a CDS encoding riboflavin synthase, with protein sequence MFTGLVLGAGVVEAAQPRGGETRLTVRADFLGAVVKGESIAVNGACLTAEAADRGRFSAYASAETLSKTSLGGLRAGAKVNLERALALGDRLGGHLVSGHVDCLARVESLTPAGESVVIRLSFPREFGSQVVPKGSVALDGVSLTINECGEDFLTVNVIPATQGETTIGGWQPGRVVNMETDLIGKYVLRMLGPWTEKTGAAAPGMTAEFLRRHGF encoded by the coding sequence ATGTTCACCGGGCTGGTGCTCGGCGCGGGCGTGGTCGAGGCCGCTCAGCCGCGCGGCGGGGAGACGCGGCTCACCGTGCGCGCGGACTTCCTGGGCGCGGTGGTCAAGGGCGAGTCCATCGCCGTGAACGGGGCCTGCCTCACGGCCGAGGCCGCCGACAGGGGCCGGTTCTCGGCCTATGCCAGCGCCGAGACCCTCTCCAAGACCTCCCTCGGCGGCCTGCGCGCCGGGGCCAAGGTCAACCTGGAGCGGGCCCTGGCCCTGGGCGACCGCCTGGGCGGGCACCTCGTCTCGGGCCACGTGGACTGCCTGGCCCGGGTGGAGTCCCTGACCCCGGCGGGCGAATCCGTGGTCATCCGCCTGAGCTTCCCCCGCGAGTTCGGCTCCCAGGTGGTGCCCAAGGGCTCCGTGGCCCTGGACGGGGTCAGCCTGACCATCAACGAATGCGGCGAGGACTTCCTGACCGTGAACGTGATCCCGGCCACCCAGGGCGAGACGACCATCGGCGGCTGGCAGCCCGGCCGCGTGGTGAACATGGAAACCGACCTCATCGGCAAGTACGTGCTGCGCATGCTCGGGCCGTGGACCGAAAAGACCGGGGCCGCGGCTCCCGGCATGACCGCGGAATTCCTCCGGCGGCACGGCTTCTAG
- the ribD gene encoding bifunctional diaminohydroxyphosphoribosylaminopyrimidine deaminase/5-amino-6-(5-phosphoribosylamino)uracil reductase RibD — translation MNCCKETLPPAEALMARAVELARLGRGATAPNPCVGAVLVRDGAVVAQGWHEAFGGPHAEAECLRQAREKGVDTSACELYVTLEPCNHQGKTPPCTEAILAAGIRGVVVGCADPNPEMAGGGAQYLRSKGVDVRLGVLEGPCLDLIEDFRVWKTTDRPFVILKMAATLDGRIAARGGRPEQISCPESQVEAHRLRAVCRAVIVGGNTFYSDDPLLTCRLPGLAPDHVQPYAVVVTRRLPKAHNFKLLQDRPERVVFWTAEEEARSLAAGTLTERGCKVWGLGRVEEGLDLSQGLARLRSELSCWNVLCEGGGRLAMSLASQDLVDELVLFLAPKVLGDEQAKALFSGRKAQSLAEARDFRLLDCARSGQDVMLTYRPRRNG, via the coding sequence ATGAACTGCTGCAAGGAGACTTTGCCGCCCGCTGAGGCCCTCATGGCCCGGGCCGTGGAGCTCGCCCGCCTCGGGCGCGGCGCCACCGCCCCCAACCCCTGCGTCGGAGCGGTCCTGGTCCGCGACGGAGCCGTCGTGGCCCAGGGCTGGCACGAGGCCTTCGGCGGACCGCACGCCGAGGCGGAGTGCCTGCGCCAGGCCCGCGAAAAGGGCGTGGACACCTCCGCCTGCGAACTCTACGTCACCCTGGAGCCCTGCAACCACCAGGGCAAGACCCCGCCCTGCACCGAGGCCATCCTGGCCGCCGGAATCCGCGGCGTGGTCGTGGGCTGCGCCGACCCCAACCCGGAAATGGCCGGAGGCGGCGCGCAGTACCTGCGCTCCAAGGGCGTGGACGTGCGCCTGGGCGTGCTCGAAGGCCCCTGCCTCGACCTCATCGAGGATTTCCGCGTCTGGAAGACCACGGACCGGCCCTTCGTCATCCTCAAGATGGCCGCCACCCTGGACGGCCGCATCGCGGCCCGGGGCGGACGGCCGGAGCAGATATCCTGCCCCGAATCCCAGGTCGAGGCCCACCGGCTGCGCGCCGTCTGCCGGGCCGTGATCGTGGGCGGCAACACCTTCTACTCCGACGACCCGCTGCTCACCTGCCGCCTGCCGGGCCTGGCCCCGGACCACGTGCAGCCCTACGCCGTGGTCGTCACCCGGCGGCTGCCCAAGGCCCACAACTTCAAGCTCCTCCAGGATCGGCCCGAACGGGTGGTCTTCTGGACCGCCGAGGAGGAGGCCCGCTCCCTGGCGGCCGGGACGCTCACCGAGCGCGGCTGCAAGGTCTGGGGCCTGGGCCGCGTGGAGGAGGGCCTGGACCTGAGCCAGGGACTGGCCCGCCTGCGCTCCGAGCTGAGCTGCTGGAACGTGCTCTGCGAGGGCGGCGGCCGCCTGGCCATGAGCCTGGCCTCCCAGGACCTGGTGGACGAGCTGGTGCTCTTCCTGGCCCCCAAGGTGCTCGGCGACGAGCAGGCCAAGGCCCTGTTCTCCGGCCGCAAGGCCCAGAGCCTGGCCGAGGCCCGCGACTTCCGACTCCTGGACTGCGCGCGCAGCGGCCAGGACGTCATGCTCACCTACCGCCCCAGGAGGAACGGCTGA
- a CDS encoding cytidine/deoxycytidylate deaminase family protein, whose translation MSRLPWPDYFMSIAHLVAERSTCLRRKVGAVAVRDKRILATGYNGPPSNVPHCEDVGCIRERLGIPSGQRHELCRGLHAEQNVIIQAAVHAISLKGAIIYCTTQPCLICTKMLVNCQVEAIYYAGAYPDDLAEDMLKEAGVHYELLQGDFAAR comes from the coding sequence ATGAGCCGTCTGCCCTGGCCCGACTACTTCATGAGCATCGCGCACCTGGTGGCCGAGCGCTCCACCTGCCTGCGCCGCAAGGTGGGGGCCGTGGCCGTGCGCGACAAGCGCATCCTGGCCACGGGCTACAACGGACCGCCGTCCAACGTGCCGCACTGCGAGGACGTGGGCTGCATCCGCGAACGCCTGGGCATCCCCTCGGGCCAGCGGCACGAGCTCTGCCGGGGACTGCACGCCGAACAGAACGTGATCATCCAGGCCGCCGTGCACGCCATCTCGCTCAAGGGAGCGATCATCTACTGCACGACCCAACCCTGCCTGATCTGCACCAAGATGCTGGTCAATTGCCAAGTGGAGGCCATCTACTACGCCGGGGCCTACCCCGACGATCTGGCCGAGGACATGCTCAAGGAGGCCGGTGTCCATTATGAACTGCTGCAAGGAGACTTTGCCGCCCGCTGA
- the glyA gene encoding serine hydroxymethyltransferase, whose product MEELMMQDPGVAAAISREVDRQMSKLELIASENFTSTAVRQAMGSVMTHKYAEGYPGKRYYGGCEYVDQVENLARDRVKALFGAGYANVQPHSGSQANMAVYFAVCKPGDTVLGMNLSHGGHLTHGSPVNFSGRLYNVVSYGVSQETQTIDFDEVERLAKEHKPKMIVAGASAYPRIIDFKRFRQIADEVGAVLMVDMAHIAGLIAAGEHPSCIEHAHFTTSTTHKTLRGPRGGLILAAEDQEKVLNSQIFPGIQGGPLMHVIAAKAVAFGEALAPGFQEYQSQVVKNAKALASALQEAEFKLVSGGTDNHLMLIDLTNKDITGKDAEIALDKAGITANKNTIPFETRSPFVTSGIRLGTPALTTRGMIEEDMIVVAEAITAAIENWQSDAVLEEIREEVEEFSRSFPLFAW is encoded by the coding sequence ATGGAAGAACTGATGATGCAGGACCCGGGTGTCGCGGCGGCCATTTCCCGCGAGGTCGACAGGCAGATGTCCAAGCTGGAGCTCATCGCCTCGGAGAACTTCACCTCCACGGCGGTGCGCCAGGCCATGGGCAGCGTCATGACTCACAAATACGCCGAGGGCTACCCGGGCAAGCGCTACTACGGCGGCTGCGAATACGTGGACCAGGTGGAGAACCTGGCCCGCGACCGCGTCAAGGCCCTGTTCGGCGCGGGCTACGCCAACGTCCAGCCCCACTCCGGCTCCCAGGCCAACATGGCCGTGTACTTCGCGGTCTGCAAGCCCGGCGACACCGTGCTCGGCATGAACCTCTCCCACGGCGGCCACCTGACCCACGGCAGCCCGGTGAACTTCTCCGGCCGCCTCTACAACGTCGTCTCCTACGGCGTGAGCCAGGAGACCCAGACCATCGACTTCGACGAGGTCGAGCGCCTGGCCAAGGAGCACAAGCCGAAGATGATCGTGGCCGGCGCCAGCGCCTACCCCCGGATCATCGACTTCAAGCGCTTCCGCCAGATCGCCGACGAGGTGGGCGCGGTGCTCATGGTGGACATGGCCCACATCGCGGGCCTCATCGCCGCCGGCGAGCACCCCTCCTGCATCGAGCACGCCCACTTCACCACCTCGACCACGCACAAGACCCTGCGCGGCCCGCGCGGCGGCCTCATCCTGGCCGCCGAGGACCAGGAAAAGGTCCTCAACTCCCAGATCTTCCCCGGCATCCAGGGCGGCCCGCTCATGCACGTCATCGCGGCCAAGGCCGTGGCCTTCGGCGAGGCCCTGGCCCCGGGCTTCCAGGAATACCAGTCCCAGGTGGTCAAGAACGCCAAGGCCCTGGCCTCGGCCCTGCAGGAGGCCGAGTTCAAGCTCGTCTCCGGCGGCACCGACAACCACCTCATGCTCATCGACCTGACCAACAAGGACATCACCGGCAAGGACGCCGAGATCGCCCTGGACAAGGCGGGCATCACGGCGAACAAGAACACCATCCCCTTCGAGACCCGCTCGCCCTTCGTGACCTCGGGCATCCGCCTGGGCACCCCGGCCCTGACCACGCGGGGCATGATCGAGGAGGACATGATCGTGGTGGCCGAGGCCATCACCGCGGCCATCGAGAACTGGCAGTCCGACGCCGTGCTGGAAGAGATCCGCGAGGAAGTGGAGGAGTTCTCCCGCAGCTTCCCGCTGTTCGCCTGGTAG
- the fabF gene encoding beta-ketoacyl-ACP synthase II has translation MKRVVVTGLSAITPLGTDLASSWEALLAGKSGIGPLTKFDCAAYETRIAGEVKGFEPERYIPAKQVKRMETFVQYAVACSKMLLENAGWQVPPEEAATTGVIIGVGLGGLQTIESMHQKLLEKGPSRISPFFIPIIIANMAAGQVSIETGARGPNVCTTTACASGTHGIGYAYSEIKLGRCEAMICGGAESTLTSLGVSGFNALKALSTRNDDPERASRPFDRDRDGFVMGEGCGLLLLESLEHARARGARILAEVVGFGASGDAYHMTAPPEDGSGMALAMSAAIREAGLPAAEIDHINAHGTSTALNDSCETRAIKSVFGKHAYKLSITGNKSMTGHLLGAAGGVESVFSVLTLLEGKIPRTLNLENPDPECDLDYVPEGTREQRVNYALCNSFGFGGTNACMLFKRFED, from the coding sequence ATGAAACGAGTCGTCGTCACCGGCCTGTCCGCCATCACCCCGCTGGGAACCGACCTGGCCTCCAGCTGGGAGGCCCTGCTGGCGGGGAAGTCCGGCATCGGCCCCCTGACCAAGTTCGACTGCGCGGCCTATGAGACCCGCATCGCCGGAGAGGTCAAGGGCTTCGAGCCCGAGCGCTACATCCCGGCGAAGCAGGTCAAGCGCATGGAGACCTTCGTCCAGTACGCCGTGGCCTGTTCCAAGATGCTGCTGGAAAACGCGGGCTGGCAGGTGCCGCCCGAGGAAGCCGCCACCACCGGCGTGATCATCGGCGTGGGCCTGGGCGGGCTGCAGACCATCGAGTCCATGCACCAGAAGCTCCTGGAAAAGGGGCCCTCGCGCATCTCGCCCTTCTTCATCCCGATCATCATCGCCAACATGGCCGCCGGGCAGGTGTCCATCGAGACCGGCGCGCGCGGACCCAACGTCTGCACCACCACGGCCTGCGCCTCGGGCACCCACGGCATCGGCTACGCCTACTCCGAGATCAAGCTCGGCCGTTGCGAGGCCATGATCTGCGGCGGCGCGGAGTCGACCCTCACCTCCCTGGGCGTGTCCGGCTTCAACGCCCTCAAGGCGCTGTCCACGCGCAACGACGATCCCGAACGGGCCTCCCGGCCCTTCGACCGCGACCGCGACGGCTTCGTCATGGGCGAGGGCTGCGGCCTGCTGCTCCTGGAATCCCTGGAGCACGCCCGGGCGCGCGGCGCGCGCATCCTCGCCGAGGTCGTGGGCTTCGGGGCCTCCGGCGACGCCTACCACATGACCGCCCCGCCCGAGGACGGCTCGGGCATGGCCCTGGCCATGAGCGCGGCCATCCGCGAGGCGGGCCTGCCCGCGGCCGAGATCGACCACATCAACGCCCACGGCACCTCCACGGCGCTCAACGACTCCTGCGAGACCCGGGCCATCAAGTCGGTCTTCGGCAAGCACGCCTACAAGCTCTCCATCACGGGCAACAAGTCCATGACCGGCCACCTCCTGGGCGCGGCCGGAGGCGTGGAGTCGGTCTTCTCGGTGCTGACCCTGCTCGAGGGCAAGATCCCGCGCACCCTGAACCTGGAGAACCCGGACCCGGAGTGCGACCTGGACTACGTGCCCGAGGGCACGCGCGAGCAGCGGGTGAACTACGCCCTGTGCAACTCCTTCGGCTTCGGCGGCACCAACGCCTGTATGCTGTTCAAGAGATTCGAGGACTAA
- the acpP gene encoding acyl carrier protein produces the protein MSIAEKVKGIIVDQLGVSADEVKPEASFVEDLGADSLDLTELIMAIEEEFDIEIDDEEAQKIVKVKDAIDYIEKNQK, from the coding sequence ATGTCCATTGCCGAAAAAGTGAAGGGGATCATTGTCGACCAGTTGGGCGTCTCCGCCGACGAAGTCAAGCCCGAGGCCTCCTTCGTCGAGGACCTGGGCGCCGACTCCCTGGATCTCACCGAACTGATCATGGCCATCGAGGAAGAGTTCGACATCGAGATCGACGACGAGGAAGCCCAGAAGATCGTCAAGGTCAAGGACGCCATCGACTACATCGAGAAGAACCAGAAGTAG
- the fabG gene encoding 3-oxoacyl-[acyl-carrier-protein] reductase — protein MSELPRVALVTGGSRGIGRAVAERLARDGFAVYLTYVSRPEEAEKAVAAIAESGGTARAFRVDSGDSAAVAAFFAEEIKDKVELEVLVNNAGITRDGPLIRMKDEDFDKVLGVNLRGCFIFLREAAKIMIRRRSGRIINMSSVAGQMGNAYQANYSSAKAGLIGLTKSAALELAPRNVLVNAVAPGYVDTEMTAVLREDVIQEIIGSVPLKRAATPVEIAEAVAFLAGPGASYITGQVLAVNGGLYM, from the coding sequence ATGAGCGAACTCCCCCGCGTCGCCCTGGTCACGGGAGGCTCCCGCGGCATCGGCCGCGCAGTCGCCGAACGTCTGGCCCGCGACGGCTTCGCCGTGTATCTGACCTATGTCTCCCGGCCCGAGGAGGCCGAGAAGGCAGTGGCCGCCATCGCCGAGTCCGGCGGCACGGCCAGGGCCTTCCGCGTGGACTCCGGCGACTCCGCCGCCGTGGCCGCGTTCTTCGCCGAGGAGATCAAGGACAAGGTCGAACTGGAGGTGCTCGTGAACAACGCGGGCATCACCCGCGACGGCCCGCTCATCCGCATGAAGGACGAGGACTTCGACAAGGTCCTGGGCGTGAACCTGCGCGGTTGCTTCATCTTCCTGCGCGAGGCCGCCAAGATCATGATCCGCCGCCGCTCGGGCCGGATCATCAACATGTCCTCCGTGGCCGGGCAGATGGGCAACGCCTACCAGGCCAACTACTCCTCGGCCAAGGCCGGGCTCATCGGCCTGACCAAGTCCGCCGCCCTGGAGCTGGCCCCCCGCAACGTGCTGGTCAACGCCGTGGCCCCGGGCTACGTGGACACGGAGATGACCGCCGTGCTGCGCGAGGACGTGATCCAGGAGATCATCGGCTCCGTGCCCCTGAAACGCGCCGCCACGCCCGTGGAGATCGCCGAGGCGGTCGCCTTCCTGGCCGGGCCGGGCGCTTCCTACATCACCGGACAGGTGCTCGCCGTCAACGGCGGCCTGTACATGTAA
- a CDS encoding beta-ketoacyl-ACP synthase III, giving the protein MTKCYIRGLGFHVPEHILTNADFERMVETSDEWITSRTGIRQRHVAQGETCSDLALPASLQALKQAGMTAEELSHILVATFTPDAYIPSAACILEHRLGLSGRYAADLYAACSGYLYALETARSLVALHPEANVLTLGSEVISSRTDYTDRGTCVLFGDGAGAAVVSGTPGPGSAEILDVILSSDGALGNLLAVRGGGSAFPYKPGEAIRRDFFVEMQGREVFRHAVRSMLSVSAEILDRNGLTPGEVDVFIPHQANLRIIEAVGEKVGVPRDRIYVNVDRYGNTSAAAVAIALSEARLTGFIKNGDLVLLTAFGGGFTWGAALLRF; this is encoded by the coding sequence ATGACCAAATGCTACATCCGTGGACTGGGTTTTCACGTCCCCGAACATATCCTGACCAACGCCGACTTCGAGCGCATGGTGGAGACCTCCGACGAGTGGATCACCAGCCGGACCGGCATCCGCCAGCGCCACGTGGCCCAGGGCGAGACCTGCTCGGACCTGGCCCTGCCCGCCTCGCTCCAGGCCCTGAAGCAGGCCGGCATGACCGCCGAGGAACTCTCGCACATCCTGGTGGCCACCTTCACCCCGGACGCCTACATCCCCTCGGCGGCCTGCATCCTGGAGCACCGCCTGGGCCTGTCCGGCCGCTACGCCGCCGACCTCTACGCCGCCTGCTCCGGCTATCTCTACGCCCTGGAGACGGCCCGCTCCCTGGTGGCCCTGCACCCCGAGGCCAACGTCCTGACGCTCGGCAGCGAGGTCATCTCCTCGCGCACGGACTACACCGACCGGGGCACCTGCGTGCTCTTCGGCGACGGCGCGGGCGCGGCGGTGGTTTCCGGGACCCCGGGCCCCGGCAGCGCCGAAATCCTGGACGTGATCCTCTCCTCCGACGGGGCCCTGGGCAACCTGCTGGCCGTCCGCGGCGGCGGCTCGGCCTTCCCCTACAAGCCGGGCGAGGCCATCCGGCGCGACTTCTTCGTGGAGATGCAGGGCCGGGAGGTCTTCCGCCACGCCGTGCGCTCCATGCTCTCGGTGAGCGCGGAAATCCTCGACCGCAACGGCCTGACCCCCGGCGAGGTGGACGTCTTCATCCCGCACCAGGCCAACCTGCGGATCATCGAGGCCGTGGGCGAGAAGGTGGGCGTGCCGCGCGACCGCATCTACGTCAACGTGGACCGCTACGGCAACACCTCGGCGGCGGCCGTGGCCATCGCCCTTTCCGAGGCCCGGCTCACCGGCTTCATCAAGAACGGCGACCTGGTCCTGCTGACCGCCTTCGGCGGCGGCTTCACCTGGGGCGCGGCCCTGTTGCGCTTCTAG
- the plsX gene encoding phosphate acyltransferase PlsX, producing MLSKTPRIAVDAMGGDFGPRVNVPAALRAAEQGASIILVGDEAQIRDELSRCKTEGLDIHVVHASQVVGMDEKPSDALRRKKDSSIQVACRLVKEGQADGVVSAGNSGAVVACGMFTIGRIAGIDRPALAGIMPTEKRPCILIDVGANVDSKAFHLAQFAIMADVLARDVLGVPKPRVGLLSIGEEEGKGNSVVKEAFDLLRKSSINFIGNAEGRDIFAGNYDVVVCDGFVGNVALKLSEGLARSFGNLLKGELKRGLLSKLGTLLSLGALTRFAKLVDYAEYGGAPLLGLKGIVIVCHGASNVKAITNAIRMASTFTANRAHQHIERDLEANSEIARFGRQSAKAS from the coding sequence ATGCTCAGTAAGACGCCGCGCATCGCCGTCGACGCAATGGGCGGCGATTTCGGGCCCCGCGTCAATGTTCCGGCCGCCCTGCGCGCGGCCGAACAGGGCGCGTCGATCATCCTGGTCGGCGACGAGGCCCAGATCCGGGACGAACTCTCGCGCTGCAAGACCGAGGGCCTGGACATCCATGTCGTGCATGCCTCCCAGGTGGTGGGCATGGACGAAAAGCCGTCCGACGCCCTGCGGCGCAAGAAGGACTCCTCCATCCAGGTGGCCTGCCGCCTGGTCAAGGAAGGCCAGGCCGACGGCGTGGTCAGCGCGGGCAACTCAGGCGCGGTGGTCGCCTGCGGCATGTTCACCATCGGCCGCATCGCGGGCATCGACCGTCCGGCCCTGGCCGGGATCATGCCCACGGAGAAGCGCCCCTGCATCCTTATCGATGTGGGCGCGAACGTGGATTCCAAGGCCTTCCACCTGGCCCAGTTCGCCATCATGGCCGACGTGCTGGCCCGCGACGTGCTCGGCGTGCCCAAGCCGCGCGTGGGCCTGCTCTCCATCGGCGAGGAGGAGGGCAAGGGCAATTCGGTGGTCAAGGAGGCCTTCGACCTCCTGCGCAAGTCCTCCATCAACTTCATCGGCAACGCCGAGGGCCGGGACATCTTCGCGGGCAACTACGACGTGGTGGTCTGCGACGGGTTCGTGGGCAACGTGGCCCTCAAGCTTTCCGAGGGGCTGGCCCGCAGCTTCGGCAACCTGCTCAAGGGAGAGCTCAAGCGCGGACTGCTTTCCAAGCTCGGCACCCTGCTCTCCCTGGGCGCGCTGACCCGCTTCGCCAAGCTCGTGGACTACGCCGAGTACGGCGGGGCCCCGCTCCTGGGCCTCAAGGGCATCGTCATCGTCTGCCACGGCGCGAGCAACGTGAAGGCCATCACCAACGCCATCCGCATGGCCTCCACCTTCACGGCCAACCGGGCGCACCAGCACATCGAGCGGGATCTCGAGGCCAACAGCGAGATCGCCCGCTTCGGCCGCCAGTCCGCCAAGGCGTCGTAA
- the rpmF gene encoding 50S ribosomal protein L32, which yields MAQPKKKTSKSRRNMRRSHDHVAVPNVIYCECGEPTLSHRACAVCGSYKGRKVTPDADAQ from the coding sequence ATGGCTCAGCCGAAAAAGAAGACTTCCAAGTCCCGGCGCAACATGCGCCGCTCCCACGACCACGTGGCCGTCCCCAACGTCATCTACTGCGAGTGCGGCGAACCCACCCTGTCCCATCGCGCCTGCGCGGTGTGCGGTTCCTACAAGGGCCGCAAGGTGACCCCGGACGCTGATGCTCAGTAA
- a CDS encoding DUF177 domain-containing protein, producing MSKIWVELADIPAEGRVFSFADQGFWQESLRDCALSATIAAPLEAEVTVTPDERGALVRGALRGSVILPCDRCSEDCEQTLDEEFEAYEELPAEGGESAEESRVVEEDGVLRLDLGAVLWEQFILALPPKPLCREDCKGLCPVCGGNRNFQECDCAEGGNDPRLSVFRNLKIS from the coding sequence ATGTCCAAGATTTGGGTGGAACTGGCCGACATCCCGGCTGAAGGCCGGGTATTTTCTTTTGCGGACCAGGGGTTCTGGCAGGAATCCTTGCGGGACTGCGCCCTGTCCGCGACCATCGCCGCCCCCCTGGAGGCCGAGGTCACGGTCACGCCGGACGAACGCGGCGCGCTCGTGCGCGGCGCCCTGCGCGGCTCCGTGATCCTGCCCTGCGACCGCTGCTCCGAGGACTGCGAGCAGACCCTGGACGAGGAATTCGAGGCCTACGAGGAGCTGCCCGCCGAGGGCGGCGAGTCGGCCGAGGAGTCCCGCGTGGTCGAGGAGGACGGCGTCCTGCGCCTGGACCTGGGCGCGGTGCTCTGGGAGCAGTTCATCCTGGCCCTCCCCCCCAAGCCGCTCTGCCGCGAGGACTGCAAGGGGCTGTGCCCCGTGTGCGGCGGCAACCGCAACTTCCAGGAGTGCGACTGCGCCGAGGGCGGCAACGACCCGCGCCTGTCGGTCTTCCGCAACCTGAAGATATCCTAG
- the rpmB gene encoding 50S ribosomal protein L28 — protein sequence MSQICDICGKIPQSGNNVSHANNKSKRRFLPNLQKVRHQAPNGQVMTVSACTRCIRSGAVVKPVKRTTETE from the coding sequence ATGTCCCAGATTTGCGATATTTGCGGCAAGATTCCCCAGTCCGGCAACAATGTGAGCCATGCCAACAACAAAAGCAAGCGCCGCTTCCTGCCGAACCTCCAGAAGGTGCGCCACCAGGCCCCCAACGGCCAGGTCATGACCGTGAGCGCCTGCACCCGCTGCATCCGTTCCGGCGCGGTGGTCAAGCCCGTGAAGCGCACCACCGAGACCGAATAG
- a CDS encoding C-GCAxxG-C-C family protein yields the protein MTVERNAQRLMGEGWLCAESVLLAVTRAKGLESPLIPRMATAFCSGLSRTCGACGAVTGAILAISLFAGRDRPERELLDLAYAPTQHLVEGFTAAYGSTNCYEITGCDFRTPEGQARYKDTNMRETCVECVALAVRLTLEALDDAGCGERP from the coding sequence GTGACGGTGGAGCGCAACGCCCAGCGGCTCATGGGGGAAGGCTGGCTCTGCGCCGAGAGCGTGCTGCTGGCCGTGACCCGGGCCAAGGGACTGGAATCCCCGCTCATTCCACGCATGGCCACGGCCTTCTGCTCCGGCCTGTCGCGCACCTGCGGAGCCTGCGGGGCCGTCACCGGCGCCATCCTGGCCATCAGCCTGTTCGCGGGCCGCGACCGGCCCGAGCGGGAGCTTTTGGACCTGGCCTACGCCCCGACCCAGCACCTCGTGGAGGGCTTCACGGCCGCCTACGGCTCCACCAACTGTTATGAGATCACGGGCTGCGACTTCCGCACTCCCGAGGGCCAGGCCCGCTACAAGGACACGAACATGCGCGAGACCTGCGTGGAGTGCGTGGCCCTGGCCGTGCGCCTGACGCTGGAGGCCCTGGACGACGCAGGCTGCGGAGAACGGCCGTGA
- a CDS encoding antibiotic biosynthesis monooxygenase, giving the protein MIAREWSCRCPRDRRAGFLVHLDRTGVEEAQTIPGFLGHQVLERDEPGGLVITLVTYWESMDAVRAFAGDDPELARLYPGDEAFGIESETVVRHRRVLSARWPGGTILA; this is encoded by the coding sequence GTGATCGCCCGGGAGTGGAGCTGCCGCTGCCCCCGCGACCGGCGCGCGGGCTTCCTCGTCCACCTGGACCGCACCGGGGTGGAGGAGGCCCAGACCATTCCGGGCTTCCTGGGCCACCAGGTCCTGGAGCGCGACGAGCCCGGCGGGCTGGTCATCACCCTGGTCACCTACTGGGAGTCCATGGACGCCGTCCGGGCCTTCGCGGGCGATGATCCCGAGTTGGCCCGGCTCTATCCCGGCGACGAGGCCTTCGGCATCGAGTCCGAAACCGTGGTGCGCCACCGCCGGGTGCTCTCGGCCCGCTGGCCCGGCGGAACGATCCTTGCTTGA